A region from the Vibrio artabrorum genome encodes:
- a CDS encoding mechanosensitive ion channel family protein — protein sequence MIKVWRCLFLMLAFVAFGSFAQSIDKIAEVQDQLMLDLTTLESAHEAEKPFLEDILRRKNQALRKEISSQLSSDKKEGLDAVLSKQTELLQHLLSMNDVKIASMSKESRSADGDAQKRLELLIQKHIGMMDVYYEQLSKTLSWIKERGGDVASSESRLKSSLIARSEYLTNAILYTDTQRQDLKRRLSFVSEEEKATIKTELVRYSERTSVMVSSLEETISLMEPFGVDVTSYKRILLATTGDINADVLDIDIALDLLEGWLHSFSGWAFENTPSFFVKLAVLLGILYVTSLIAKVARKMVRKSVSHSKMDFSVLMQEFFVSIASKTVILIGLLIALSQIGIELAPLLTGFGVAGVIIGFALQDTLSNFASGLMILIYRPYDVSDMVNVAGVQGTVKDMSLVSTTIQTIDNQRLVIPNNKIWGDVINNITAERVRRVDMVFGIGYADDIDKAKAVLHDIILTHPKVLKKPEHMIKLHTLNTSSVDFVVRPWVKTNDYWDVYWDVTETVKKRFDEEGITIPFPQRDVHIYNHEES from the coding sequence ATGATAAAGGTTTGGCGTTGTCTATTTTTAATGTTGGCGTTTGTTGCATTCGGGAGTTTTGCGCAAAGCATCGACAAAATAGCAGAAGTTCAAGACCAGCTAATGCTGGATCTAACGACACTTGAATCAGCGCACGAGGCTGAAAAACCGTTTCTTGAAGATATATTAAGGCGCAAAAACCAAGCGTTACGTAAGGAGATATCTTCACAATTATCTTCGGATAAAAAGGAAGGGCTTGATGCTGTGCTCTCCAAACAAACCGAGCTACTGCAGCATTTGTTGTCAATGAATGACGTCAAGATTGCGTCAATGAGCAAAGAGAGTCGCTCGGCAGATGGGGATGCCCAAAAGCGCCTTGAACTGTTGATTCAAAAACACATTGGAATGATGGATGTGTATTACGAGCAACTCTCTAAAACGTTAAGTTGGATCAAGGAGAGAGGTGGAGATGTCGCTTCTTCAGAAAGTCGTCTTAAATCCTCATTGATTGCGCGTTCTGAATACCTGACGAATGCGATTCTTTATACCGATACTCAACGTCAGGACTTAAAACGCCGTTTGTCGTTTGTTAGTGAAGAAGAGAAGGCGACGATTAAAACTGAGTTAGTGCGTTATAGCGAACGAACCAGTGTCATGGTCTCTAGTTTAGAAGAAACCATTTCTTTAATGGAACCTTTTGGTGTTGATGTCACGTCATATAAGCGAATTTTATTGGCGACCACGGGCGATATTAATGCTGATGTTTTAGATATTGATATTGCCTTGGATCTATTGGAGGGTTGGCTACATTCGTTTAGTGGATGGGCTTTTGAAAATACCCCTTCTTTTTTCGTTAAGCTTGCCGTGTTATTAGGTATTTTGTATGTGACTAGCCTGATTGCAAAGGTTGCTCGTAAAATGGTTCGAAAGAGCGTGTCACATTCAAAAATGGACTTCAGCGTATTGATGCAAGAGTTCTTCGTATCGATTGCTTCTAAAACCGTGATTTTGATCGGTTTGCTTATTGCCCTATCTCAAATAGGGATTGAACTTGCACCACTACTTACAGGGTTTGGTGTTGCGGGTGTCATCATTGGTTTTGCTTTACAAGATACTCTATCGAACTTTGCATCTGGCTTGATGATCTTGATCTACCGTCCATACGATGTGAGTGACATGGTCAACGTGGCAGGCGTTCAAGGCACAGTAAAAGACATGAGTTTAGTGTCGACTACCATTCAAACGATTGATAATCAAAGATTAGTGATTCCAAACAACAAGATCTGGGGGGACGTGATCAACAATATTACGGCTGAACGTGTTCGACGTGTGGATATGGTGTTTGGTATTGGCTATGCAGATGATATCGATAAAGCAAAAGCGGTGTTACATGACATCATTTTAACTCACCCTAAAGTACTGAAAAAACCTGAGCATATGATCAAGCTTCATACCTTAAATACATCTTCGGTTGATTTCGTGGTAAGACCTTGGGTTAAAACGAATGATTACTGGGATGTATATTGGGATGTAACGGAAACCGTTAAAAAACGCTTCGATGAAGAAGGCATTACGATCCCATTCCCGCAAAGAGATGTGCACATTTACAATCACGAAGAGAGCTAA
- a CDS encoding RecX family transcriptional regulator: MDNSQQKTRTSNTTVRKATRIESVMNSAMWHLTQRDMTESELIAKLKVKTDNQEWIDETLNTLKGFGYLKSDQVFAEQFVEQAFSGEFGSRYIIEKLKKKGLTDLVISDAIHKVSFEKSIDEQTILIDRINHYYSSFTMSREKLVATLQKRGFTYQQVKVAMEQHPQAHELKSTLQIKAEKADLEKEVLKYARKGKGLTAIQQELRQRQIDTTELSSLIERLINEEQLDFYSSCLEQLQKKSYDLNDHKERSKAYAMLSRKGFSSDEIKFALSEGKEQ, encoded by the coding sequence ATGGATAATTCCCAGCAAAAAACGCGCACTAGCAATACGACGGTAAGAAAAGCGACGCGAATTGAAAGTGTCATGAACTCTGCGATGTGGCATTTAACTCAGAGAGACATGACAGAAAGCGAGCTGATTGCGAAGCTAAAAGTGAAAACCGACAATCAAGAATGGATCGATGAAACGTTGAATACTTTGAAAGGCTTTGGGTATCTCAAGTCTGACCAAGTGTTTGCAGAACAATTCGTGGAGCAAGCGTTCTCTGGTGAGTTTGGCTCTCGCTACATTATCGAAAAACTGAAGAAGAAAGGGCTAACGGATTTGGTCATTTCAGACGCGATCCATAAAGTGTCCTTCGAAAAGTCTATTGATGAACAAACCATCTTGATAGACCGAATCAACCACTACTACTCAAGCTTTACCATGAGTCGTGAGAAACTGGTCGCGACACTACAAAAACGTGGATTTACTTACCAGCAAGTGAAAGTCGCGATGGAGCAACACCCACAAGCACATGAACTTAAGAGCACTCTTCAAATTAAGGCAGAGAAAGCCGATTTGGAAAAAGAGGTGCTCAAGTATGCTCGTAAAGGCAAGGGCTTGACGGCCATTCAGCAAGAACTGAGGCAACGACAAATCGACACGACTGAGTTGTCATCGTTAATCGAGCGACTAATAAACGAAGAGCAGCTGGATTTTTACTCATCTTGTTTAGAACAGTTGCAGAAAAAGTCCTATGATCTTAACGATCACAAAGAGCGTTCAAAAGCCTACGCTATGTTAAGTCGAAAAGGTTTTTCATCGGATGAGATCAAGTTTGCTTTGAGTGAAGGGAAGGAGCAATAA
- a CDS encoding YfcC family protein, with the protein MTKLKFPSAYTILMILTVLMAVLTWVIPAGQYQMETNETLGRMVPMVGTYQTVDSNPQGIVDILMAPIQGFYDPGSYVARAVDVALFVLVIGGFLAVVTQTGAIDAGIAGTMKRLAGREKWMIPILMGLFALGGTVYGMAEETIPFYALLIPVMIAAGYDSIVGVAIIMVGAGIGCLGSTINPFATVIASNAAEINFMEGFALRAVILVLGWIVCVVYVMRYAEKVKNNPELSIVAHQKESNLEYFLHSKKQKTPELNNTRKAVLAIFGLTFAVMMWGVSAAGWWMAELSALFLGSSILVGFVGRMSEVEITDSFVNGARDLLGVALIIAIARGLVVVMDNGNITHTILHYAEGLLGGLNEIAFINAIYWVEAVMCLVVPSSSGLAVLSMPVLAPLADFAGVGRELVVTAYQSASGLPNLVTPTSGVVMGGLAIGRVAYSSWLKFIGPLLGVLCTMIMILLSLGVVIS; encoded by the coding sequence ATGACAAAATTAAAATTCCCTTCTGCCTACACAATTTTGATGATCCTGACCGTACTTATGGCTGTTTTAACTTGGGTTATCCCAGCCGGTCAGTATCAGATGGAAACCAATGAAACACTAGGCCGTATGGTGCCAATGGTAGGCACATATCAAACCGTTGATTCAAATCCTCAAGGTATCGTTGATATTTTAATGGCACCAATTCAAGGCTTCTATGACCCCGGCAGCTACGTGGCGCGTGCGGTGGACGTCGCCCTATTTGTATTGGTTATCGGTGGATTTTTGGCTGTAGTAACCCAGACTGGCGCGATTGATGCTGGCATAGCAGGTACCATGAAGCGCCTAGCAGGCCGAGAAAAATGGATGATCCCTATTCTAATGGGCTTATTCGCATTGGGCGGTACGGTTTATGGTATGGCAGAAGAAACCATCCCATTTTATGCCCTCTTGATTCCGGTCATGATCGCTGCGGGCTATGACAGCATCGTTGGTGTTGCTATCATTATGGTTGGCGCAGGGATAGGTTGTTTGGGTTCTACCATTAACCCTTTTGCGACCGTTATTGCCTCTAACGCCGCTGAAATCAATTTTATGGAAGGTTTCGCCCTTCGCGCTGTGATCCTTGTTCTTGGTTGGATCGTTTGTGTCGTCTACGTCATGCGTTACGCTGAAAAAGTCAAAAACAACCCTGAACTTTCAATCGTCGCTCACCAGAAAGAATCAAACTTAGAATATTTCTTGCATAGTAAAAAGCAAAAAACACCAGAGCTAAACAACACACGTAAAGCGGTACTGGCTATCTTCGGTTTAACCTTCGCCGTTATGATGTGGGGTGTATCCGCAGCAGGATGGTGGATGGCTGAACTCTCCGCTCTATTTCTTGGCTCAAGCATTCTTGTTGGCTTCGTTGGTCGAATGTCAGAAGTTGAAATTACCGACAGTTTCGTCAACGGAGCTCGCGATCTTCTGGGAGTGGCCCTGATCATCGCTATTGCTCGTGGTCTTGTGGTCGTCATGGATAACGGCAACATAACCCACACCATTTTGCATTACGCGGAAGGCTTATTAGGTGGGTTAAACGAAATCGCATTCATCAATGCTATCTACTGGGTCGAAGCCGTGATGTGTTTAGTCGTTCCGTCTTCTTCAGGACTTGCGGTACTCTCAATGCCAGTCCTTGCCCCACTCGCGGATTTTGCTGGTGTTGGCCGAGAACTGGTTGTCACTGCCTACCAATCTGCTTCTGGTTTACCAAACCTTGTGACACCGACATCGGGCGTGGTGATGGGCGGCCTAGCCATTGGGCGAGTTGCTTACTCATCTTGGCTAAAATTCATTGGTCCATTGCTTGGCGTACTTTGTACCATGATTATGATTCTTCTAAGTCTTGGTGTTGTGATCAGCTAA
- a CDS encoding NAD/NADP-dependent octopine/nopaline dehydrogenase family protein — protein MKTRVSVIGSGNAGLTAAYHFTLQGADVCLYGSPGFDHPLADIEQRGGICALENFNGVELTYSGFQACDRISRDLAETVAYADLLILPVPSFAQEPLFTQMLPHLRDGQIIMLMPGNYGSLVLNRIKNEQGFAHLDITFVDAISIPWATRIVGPAEIAILGMKEYLPVAAYPAHRTEEAIAALQTVMPLPLTRLSNVIEAGLENINFGGHPLLTTLNIGLLENFDGQFNYYKDCCSVSTAKAAAAMESERQSIGKALGLQLLPELQAMNALYGMKCESVYEVNRTSETHGKLNSAPNSASNRYITEDAAYLLVPCYELGKLVGIDTPMVTSCLHIDNAYNETNYFESGRTLKQMGLADMSAQQIMEFVN, from the coding sequence ATGAAAACACGCGTCTCTGTGATTGGCTCCGGTAATGCTGGATTAACAGCGGCCTATCACTTCACCCTACAAGGTGCTGATGTCTGCCTCTATGGCTCGCCAGGTTTTGACCATCCTCTGGCAGACATAGAACAACGAGGAGGGATCTGTGCACTTGAAAACTTTAATGGCGTTGAACTGACTTACAGTGGCTTTCAGGCGTGTGACAGAATCAGCCGCGATCTGGCGGAGACAGTGGCCTATGCAGACTTACTCATCTTACCGGTTCCATCATTTGCGCAAGAGCCACTCTTTACTCAAATGCTGCCCCATTTACGTGATGGTCAAATCATCATGCTTATGCCAGGAAATTATGGCTCATTGGTGCTTAATCGAATTAAAAATGAACAAGGGTTTGCGCATTTAGATATCACTTTTGTCGACGCAATTTCGATTCCCTGGGCAACTCGAATTGTTGGGCCTGCAGAGATCGCTATTTTAGGTATGAAAGAGTACCTCCCTGTCGCTGCTTATCCTGCACATCGCACGGAAGAGGCTATTGCAGCCTTACAAACTGTGATGCCTTTGCCTTTAACAAGGCTGAGTAATGTCATTGAAGCCGGATTAGAAAACATCAACTTTGGTGGACATCCATTACTAACAACACTCAATATTGGCTTACTAGAAAACTTCGATGGCCAATTCAATTACTACAAAGATTGCTGCTCAGTTTCAACAGCAAAAGCGGCAGCAGCAATGGAGTCAGAGCGTCAATCCATAGGCAAAGCTCTAGGGTTACAACTGTTACCTGAGCTTCAAGCAATGAATGCCCTTTACGGTATGAAATGTGAAAGTGTTTATGAGGTTAACCGCACTTCAGAAACCCACGGCAAACTCAACAGCGCACCCAACTCAGCCAGCAACCGATACATCACGGAAGATGCCGCTTACCTTCTCGTCCCTTGTTACGAGCTTGGTAAGCTGGTCGGTATTGATACGCCTATGGTGACGTCATGCCTGCACATCGACAACGCCTACAACGAGACTAACTATTTCGAATCCGGAAGAACATTAAAACAAATGGGGCTTGCCGATATGTCCGCTCAACAAATCATGGAATTCGTTAATTAA
- a CDS encoding LysR family transcriptional regulator, with product MKLTQLNAFKAIVECQTVTAAAERLSLSQSAVSRLLASLEQRIGFQLFIRKRNRLELSNEGEAFYIEVSKVFDAVSSLDHAAHSIRSCHFGTLNIAAMPLLSNAFLPRILAVFLKQAPKVKVGFKTYRSEEVIQRVQSQTTDIGFAFIDEHLAGVKAQKVECECVCLIPSDSPLAKRSVIDIYDIAGQVLIRHEKDITQRRIDALLRRYDLSTIEQIEVSLASTAATLVREGVGIAITDPFTAYMESEHPKVVMKPLVFGLPFEFDILYPSLKPIHRNAEQFIEQFMLQADAMNIQLKIGPMRNLSEYGSE from the coding sequence ATGAAGCTAACCCAACTCAATGCTTTTAAAGCCATTGTTGAATGTCAAACCGTCACTGCCGCGGCAGAGCGCTTATCACTTAGTCAATCCGCCGTCAGTCGACTATTAGCCAGTTTAGAGCAAAGAATTGGTTTTCAACTTTTTATTCGTAAACGAAATCGCTTAGAGCTTAGCAATGAGGGCGAAGCTTTCTATATTGAAGTCTCCAAAGTCTTTGATGCTGTATCAAGTCTCGATCATGCTGCGCATTCAATTCGCTCATGCCATTTCGGGACATTGAATATTGCAGCGATGCCTCTTCTCTCAAACGCTTTTTTGCCCAGAATCTTAGCGGTCTTTTTAAAGCAAGCGCCTAAAGTCAAAGTCGGGTTTAAAACATATCGTTCCGAAGAGGTGATTCAGCGGGTTCAAAGTCAAACAACAGACATTGGCTTTGCGTTTATTGATGAACATCTCGCGGGTGTAAAAGCACAAAAAGTAGAGTGCGAATGCGTCTGTCTTATTCCATCCGATTCGCCACTGGCCAAACGCTCGGTCATAGACATCTACGATATTGCGGGTCAAGTACTCATCCGCCACGAAAAGGATATTACTCAGAGAAGAATCGATGCATTGTTACGTCGTTATGATCTATCAACGATTGAGCAAATCGAAGTCTCACTGGCAAGCACCGCTGCAACCTTAGTTCGAGAAGGTGTGGGGATCGCGATCACTGATCCATTTACCGCTTACATGGAAAGCGAGCACCCAAAGGTTGTCATGAAACCGCTCGTATTCGGCCTACCGTTTGAATTTGATATTCTCTACCCTTCGTTAAAGCCTATTCACCGAAATGCGGAACAGTTCATTGAGCAATTCATGTTGCAAGCTGACGCAATGAATATTCAGCTAAAAATTGGGCCAATGCGAAACCTCAGTGAATATGGTTCTGAGTAA
- a CDS encoding M3 family metallopeptidase: protein MTATNYLNQLNQKYLATHKAKEDFFWDTYMGISDDHAGSTLAQTQWTEFLSSAEQIAAIETQLAAIDDIQDPQQKETTLTGLNGWLATFRAHAIESEQSQKLKAELIKFEAELFEKKQNHVMTYINETGEEIEGSLPVLGSAIRSNSDEKVRLSAHQALLDLEQWLLVNGFIELIKKRNQFAQSLGFKTFFDYSVVKTEQMTTEQLFTILDDFETRTRANHQKSLNTLAEQKGQSALEAHNFTYSFAGNVMNELDPYVPFSKSLRRWIESFGRLNIDYSQATLKLDLLDRKGKYPNGFCHGPIPSFYDQGTWVAAQVNFTSNAKPDQVGSGYDGINTLFHEGGHAAHFSNVKMNAPCFSQEFAPTSMAYAETQSMFCDSLLNDADWLKQYALNADEQPVPDELIKAIIDNKQPFRAYQERSILVVPYFERALYELADEDLTPEKITALARNCEKTILGLACSPRPLMAIPHLMSDEASCAYQGYLLAHMAVYQTRAYFTDKFGYLTDNPEIGPLLAKHYWHKGNSVNHNGTIESLTGEGFNAKYLADECNLSPEEAWAIEEQKIKQLSLRERAPVADLNAKISIVDGATELANNAKSNSQMCDNFEHFILEQYGR from the coding sequence ATGACGGCAACGAACTATCTCAACCAATTGAATCAAAAGTATCTTGCGACTCATAAAGCAAAAGAGGACTTCTTTTGGGATACATATATGGGCATCAGTGACGACCACGCGGGTTCGACACTTGCGCAAACTCAGTGGACGGAATTTCTTAGCTCGGCTGAACAAATTGCTGCCATTGAAACGCAACTTGCGGCTATCGATGACATTCAAGATCCCCAACAAAAAGAGACTACACTAACCGGCTTAAATGGTTGGTTAGCGACCTTTAGAGCTCACGCTATTGAGTCGGAACAGTCACAGAAGCTTAAAGCCGAACTCATAAAGTTTGAGGCAGAACTGTTTGAGAAAAAGCAGAATCATGTGATGACTTACATCAATGAAACCGGGGAAGAAATAGAAGGATCGCTTCCCGTATTAGGCTCAGCAATTAGAAGTAATAGTGATGAAAAAGTGAGGCTTTCAGCACACCAAGCACTATTAGATCTAGAACAATGGTTGTTAGTCAATGGCTTTATTGAGCTGATCAAAAAGCGTAACCAATTTGCTCAATCTCTGGGTTTTAAAACCTTCTTTGATTACTCGGTGGTTAAAACCGAACAGATGACGACTGAGCAGCTGTTTACGATTCTTGACGACTTCGAAACCCGTACGCGCGCTAACCATCAAAAAAGTCTCAATACGTTAGCTGAACAAAAAGGTCAGAGCGCGCTCGAGGCTCATAACTTTACCTACTCTTTTGCAGGGAACGTTATGAATGAACTCGACCCTTATGTGCCATTTTCAAAGTCACTGAGGCGCTGGATTGAATCTTTTGGACGCCTCAACATTGACTACTCTCAAGCAACACTCAAGCTCGACCTGCTCGATAGAAAAGGAAAATATCCAAACGGCTTCTGCCATGGTCCTATCCCTTCTTTCTACGATCAAGGTACTTGGGTAGCCGCTCAAGTGAACTTCACCAGTAACGCTAAGCCCGATCAAGTTGGCAGCGGTTATGATGGTATCAACACATTATTTCATGAGGGTGGTCACGCGGCACATTTTTCCAACGTTAAAATGAACGCACCCTGCTTCTCTCAAGAGTTTGCCCCAACCTCGATGGCCTATGCGGAAACCCAATCCATGTTCTGCGACAGCTTGTTAAATGACGCCGATTGGCTGAAACAATACGCGCTCAATGCCGATGAGCAGCCCGTGCCTGATGAGCTGATCAAAGCAATCATCGATAACAAACAACCCTTCAGAGCCTATCAAGAACGCAGCATTTTAGTGGTTCCGTATTTCGAGCGAGCACTTTACGAATTGGCGGATGAAGATCTGACACCGGAAAAGATCACTGCGCTTGCTCGCAATTGTGAGAAAACGATTCTTGGGTTGGCTTGTAGCCCCCGCCCATTAATGGCAATACCACACCTAATGTCCGATGAAGCGTCTTGTGCATACCAAGGTTACCTGCTGGCTCATATGGCGGTGTATCAAACTCGTGCGTATTTCACCGATAAGTTTGGCTATTTAACTGATAACCCAGAGATCGGCCCTTTATTGGCGAAGCACTATTGGCACAAAGGTAATAGTGTCAACCATAATGGAACCATCGAAAGCCTGACTGGAGAAGGGTTTAATGCCAAATACCTCGCTGACGAATGCAACCTGTCACCAGAAGAAGCTTGGGCAATAGAAGAACAAAAAATCAAACAGCTTTCGTTAAGAGAACGTGCTCCCGTCGCGGATTTGAATGCGAAGATATCGATCGTTGATGGCGCAACAGAATTGGCCAACAATGCGAAGTCGAATAGCCAAATGTGTGACAACTTTGAACACTTTATCTTAGAACAATATGGACGATAG